The following proteins are co-located in the Bacillus pumilus genome:
- a CDS encoding Ger(x)C family spore germination protein → MRRRRLLLSCLSCLLFLLTAGCWDIKDIETLTFVRGVGIDETDDQGVKLTYQNLVPNMGGTQEATSTGYVNVVSKGENVLEAVSRVALKNQPIYSDHLKIFLFGKSQAEHHDIQGTLNHFIRDDEVRRSSYLLVTRDNASKVINQKINSQQKAPVEHIFETSKNRDYNGKILLPTRIGRASDYFQMGVSFLVQSVDAINDELIYDGAGIIHGKTRKLIGFIPANDVQALNWMMNRISGGVVPATYKGYPITFEIKKAASKVEPYLKDGKISFKVSVKTNGKLSEDQYPSENSFDEQYIKRYERIFSQKIKGRIHKAVRHMQTEVGVDPIFLSRQVRIKYPDFWEKHRDEWDTLFQEADIQYDVNVSILNFGAEGGTKSFKW, encoded by the coding sequence ATGAGACGAAGGCGTTTACTTTTATCCTGCTTGTCCTGCCTTCTTTTTCTTCTAACTGCAGGGTGCTGGGACATAAAGGACATTGAGACATTAACGTTTGTGCGCGGCGTTGGCATCGATGAAACAGATGATCAAGGCGTGAAGCTCACCTACCAAAACCTTGTGCCAAATATGGGGGGAACACAAGAAGCCACTTCAACCGGCTATGTCAATGTCGTATCGAAGGGGGAAAATGTGCTTGAGGCTGTCAGTCGTGTCGCTTTGAAGAACCAGCCGATCTACAGTGATCATCTCAAAATCTTTTTGTTCGGCAAAAGTCAGGCAGAGCATCACGATATTCAAGGGACACTCAATCACTTTATACGAGATGACGAGGTTCGAAGAAGCAGCTATCTCTTAGTGACACGGGATAATGCTTCAAAGGTAATCAATCAAAAAATAAATTCGCAGCAAAAAGCACCGGTTGAGCACATCTTTGAAACCTCAAAAAACCGGGACTATAACGGAAAAATTTTACTTCCAACACGTATTGGGAGAGCGTCCGATTACTTTCAGATGGGCGTAAGCTTTCTTGTTCAAAGTGTGGATGCCATTAACGACGAGCTTATCTATGATGGAGCAGGTATCATTCATGGAAAAACACGAAAACTCATAGGGTTTATTCCAGCAAATGATGTTCAAGCTTTAAATTGGATGATGAATCGTATCTCAGGCGGAGTTGTTCCTGCAACCTACAAAGGCTATCCCATTACATTTGAAATCAAGAAAGCCGCTTCCAAGGTCGAACCTTATTTAAAGGATGGAAAGATTTCCTTTAAAGTCAGTGTAAAAACAAATGGTAAACTATCTGAAGATCAATATCCTTCTGAAAACTCATTCGATGAACAGTACATCAAGCGTTATGAGCGCATTTTTTCCCAAAAAATCAAGGGGCGGATTCATAAAGCCGTCCGCCACATGCAGACCGAAGTGGGTGTTGATCCGATCTTTTTAAGTCGTCAGGTGCGCATCAAGTATCCTGACTTTTGGGAGAAGCATCGTGACGAATGGGACACGCTATTCCAAGAAGCTGATATCCAATATGATGTAAATGTCAGCATTTTGAACTTCGGTGCAGAAGGCGGAACGAAAAGCTTTAAATGGTAA
- a CDS encoding bifunctional glycosyltransferase family 2 protein/class I SAM-dependent methyltransferase has translation MKGKTSIVMLTYNELHLTKKCIDSIKQHTRSGQYELIIVDNASTDGTKEYVRELEDVIFIENEKNQGFAKGCNQGAKKATGDSILFLNNDTMVTENWLSPLKEALFASDRIGMVGPVSNYVSGPQMVQPSYTDVKELPAFAKEYTAARKGQRTYVHRLVGFCLLVKQELIEDVGLFDERFVYGSFEDDDLCLRSLLKGYQLQIVHDSFVHHHGHATFRANQETNISTLFAENRLRFLDKWGIDLNLITPHPYFTALLPQEAKYVLDVGCGAGATGLELINSQSVDMYGVEADALKAEIAKAYYQEVIEAKADEYPWSEKEAFFDAVIFSDVLEHVSDPWKIITQAHTSLKPGGVIICCLPNMMHAEVLLPLMTGDFTYQEVGILDRTHMRFFTPKTMHALFPDHLFDPVIEQQINVQVDQNVQLFFDEVARVGESLGFQTKALSDQVTLYQLLIVARKKGGAPSG, from the coding sequence ATGAAAGGAAAAACGAGCATTGTCATGCTGACGTACAACGAACTGCATTTAACCAAAAAATGTATCGACAGTATCAAGCAGCATACTCGAAGTGGCCAATATGAACTTATCATCGTCGATAATGCATCAACAGACGGCACGAAGGAATATGTGAGAGAGTTGGAAGATGTTATTTTCATTGAAAACGAGAAGAACCAAGGTTTTGCAAAGGGGTGTAATCAAGGAGCGAAAAAAGCGACAGGAGATAGCATTCTCTTTTTAAATAATGACACGATGGTGACTGAAAACTGGCTTTCTCCATTAAAAGAGGCGCTATTTGCATCAGATCGTATTGGAATGGTGGGACCTGTCTCCAATTATGTGAGTGGTCCTCAGATGGTCCAGCCATCGTATACAGATGTGAAGGAGCTCCCAGCCTTCGCTAAGGAATATACAGCTGCTAGAAAAGGTCAGAGGACGTACGTGCATAGACTTGTGGGTTTTTGTCTGCTGGTGAAACAAGAGCTGATCGAGGATGTGGGGTTATTTGATGAACGGTTTGTGTACGGATCATTTGAGGATGACGATCTTTGTTTGCGTTCATTGCTGAAGGGATATCAACTGCAAATTGTCCATGATTCATTTGTGCATCATCACGGTCATGCAACCTTCCGTGCGAATCAAGAAACGAACATCTCTACACTGTTTGCAGAGAACAGGCTTCGGTTTTTAGATAAATGGGGCATTGATTTAAACCTGATCACCCCTCATCCATATTTTACGGCACTGCTGCCTCAAGAGGCTAAATATGTGCTGGATGTTGGGTGCGGCGCAGGGGCAACTGGTCTTGAGCTCATCAATAGTCAGTCTGTTGACATGTACGGGGTAGAGGCCGATGCTTTAAAAGCAGAGATTGCCAAGGCGTATTACCAAGAAGTCATCGAGGCCAAAGCGGATGAGTACCCGTGGTCAGAGAAGGAAGCCTTTTTTGATGCGGTCATCTTTTCTGATGTATTAGAGCATGTGTCAGATCCATGGAAAATCATTACACAAGCGCACACGTCTTTAAAGCCAGGTGGCGTCATCATTTGCTGCTTGCCTAACATGATGCATGCGGAGGTGCTCCTTCCATTAATGACAGGGGATTTTACGTATCAAGAGGTAGGGATTTTAGATCGAACGCATATGAGATTCTTCACACCAAAAACGATGCATGCACTATTTCCAGACCATTTGTTTGACCCTGTGATAGAACAACAAATCAATGTACAGGTTGATCAAAACGTCCAATTGTTTTTTGACGAAGTGGCGAGAGTAGGAGAGTCACTTGGATTTCAAACAAAAGCTTTATCTGATCAAGTGACACTATATCAGCTTCTGATTGTGGCACGTAAAAAAGGCGGCGCCCCTTCAGGCTAA
- a CDS encoding sugar porter family MFS transporter — protein sequence MKNRNGWLYFFGALGGALYGYDTGVISGAILFMKKDLGLNAVTEGLVVSSILIGAMFGSTLSGKLTDQFGRKKAIVAAAILFIIGGFGTAFAPNTEVMVLFRIVLGLAVGCSTTIVPLYLSELAPKESRGALSSLNQLMITFGILLAYIVNYVLADAEAWRLMLGIAVAPSVLLLFGILFMPESPRWLFVHGQADRAKAILSKLRQSKEEVEEEILDIQKAESEEKGGLKELFEPWVRPALIAGVGLAFLQQFIGTNTIIYYAPKTFTSVGFGDSAAILGTVGIGAVNVIMTFVAIKMIDRVGRKSLLLFGNAGMVLSLIVLSVVNRFFEGSTAAGWTTIICLGLFIVIFAVSWGPVVWVMLPELFPVHVRGIGTGVSTFLLHTGNLIISLTFPALLSAMGISNLFLIYAVIGVGAFLFVKYLVTETKGKSLEEIEEDLKKRNRAVVSDEGETV from the coding sequence ATGAAAAATCGGAATGGATGGCTTTATTTCTTCGGCGCACTTGGCGGCGCCTTATATGGCTATGATACAGGTGTCATCTCTGGAGCCATCTTATTTATGAAAAAAGATTTAGGTTTAAACGCGGTTACAGAGGGGCTTGTCGTCAGCTCGATTTTAATCGGAGCGATGTTTGGTTCCACTCTTTCTGGAAAACTGACAGACCAATTTGGGCGGAAAAAAGCAATCGTCGCCGCAGCTATTTTGTTTATTATCGGCGGATTTGGAACAGCCTTTGCCCCAAATACGGAAGTGATGGTCTTATTCCGAATCGTACTAGGGCTTGCTGTAGGCTGCTCGACGACGATTGTTCCATTATATTTATCTGAACTTGCTCCAAAGGAATCAAGGGGGGCACTGTCCTCTTTAAACCAGCTCATGATCACATTTGGTATTCTTCTCGCCTATATTGTGAACTACGTTTTAGCAGATGCGGAGGCATGGCGTCTGATGCTTGGAATTGCAGTGGCTCCTTCTGTCCTTCTATTATTTGGTATTTTGTTTATGCCAGAAAGTCCTCGCTGGCTGTTTGTCCATGGACAGGCTGACCGAGCGAAGGCGATATTATCAAAACTTAGACAGAGTAAGGAAGAAGTCGAAGAAGAAATTTTAGATATTCAAAAGGCGGAAAGTGAAGAGAAAGGCGGTCTTAAGGAATTATTTGAGCCGTGGGTGCGCCCAGCATTGATCGCTGGTGTCGGTTTAGCTTTTTTACAGCAGTTTATCGGTACCAATACGATTATTTATTATGCACCAAAAACATTCACAAGTGTCGGCTTTGGTGATTCAGCGGCGATTTTAGGAACCGTAGGAATTGGCGCAGTGAATGTGATCATGACGTTTGTGGCGATCAAAATGATTGACCGTGTAGGACGGAAATCGTTACTCCTATTTGGGAATGCTGGAATGGTCCTCAGTTTAATTGTTCTGTCAGTGGTGAATCGATTTTTTGAGGGGTCAACAGCCGCAGGATGGACAACGATTATTTGTTTAGGACTCTTCATCGTGATCTTTGCCGTCAGCTGGGGTCCAGTCGTATGGGTGATGCTTCCAGAGCTGTTCCCAGTACATGTTCGGGGTATTGGCACAGGTGTATCTACATTCCTTCTTCATACAGGGAATTTGATCATCTCGCTAACGTTCCCAGCTTTATTAAGTGCGATGGGCATCAGCAATCTCTTCCTCATTTATGCAGTCATCGGCGTAGGTGCCTTCTTATTTGTGAAATACTTAGTGACAGAAACGAAAGGGAAAAGCCTTGAAGAAATTGAAGAGGATTTAAAAAAGAGAAACCGTGCCGTCGTAAGTGACGAAGGGGAAACGGTGTGA
- a CDS encoding LCP family protein: MDQSRSKRKGKKRLKPWVKVTLFIFGILLLTTASVTGYAYYKVTNAAKKAQVSLDRGAQSVKRIEAFDPGKDSFSVLLLGIDSRPGETVKQARSDAMVLATINRTNKTVKLLSIPRDSYVNIPGHGYDKITHAHAFGGADLTVSTVEDLLDIPVDFVIQSNFKAFEEIVNELNGVSINIKDEYLVKQIQKDTKGKVVLQTGTHTLDGDQALAYVRTRKADSDLMRGQRQMEVLKAIFDKSKSLTSIPSYDNIIDTLGDNVSTTLSMKELVGLFPLLTSLKSVDTIQLKGSDYQPNGVYYFQLDQNQLNEVKTELKKQLELS; the protein is encoded by the coding sequence ATGGATCAATCACGAAGCAAACGCAAAGGAAAAAAGCGTTTAAAACCATGGGTGAAAGTCACTCTTTTTATATTCGGTATTCTTTTACTGACAACCGCTTCTGTCACAGGCTATGCCTACTATAAAGTGACAAATGCTGCCAAAAAAGCACAAGTGTCTCTAGATCGAGGCGCACAATCTGTCAAACGGATTGAAGCATTTGATCCAGGAAAAGACAGTTTTTCTGTTTTGCTGCTCGGAATTGACAGCAGACCAGGCGAAACAGTTAAACAGGCACGAAGCGATGCAATGGTCTTGGCGACGATTAACCGCACTAATAAAACCGTTAAATTATTAAGCATTCCAAGGGACTCATACGTCAATATTCCAGGTCATGGTTATGACAAAATTACTCACGCACACGCATTTGGCGGTGCAGATTTAACGGTGAGTACAGTTGAAGATTTACTAGATATTCCGGTCGACTTTGTCATTCAAAGTAATTTCAAAGCATTTGAGGAAATTGTGAATGAACTAAACGGCGTTTCTATTAACATTAAGGACGAATATCTTGTCAAACAAATTCAAAAAGATACAAAAGGCAAGGTTGTGCTTCAAACAGGCACTCATACACTAGACGGCGATCAAGCTCTCGCATATGTGAGAACGAGAAAAGCAGATAGTGATTTAATGCGCGGACAGCGTCAAATGGAAGTTTTAAAAGCCATTTTTGATAAATCAAAATCATTAACGTCTATTCCGTCATATGACAATATCATTGATACACTTGGTGATAATGTCTCAACGACCCTTTCTATGAAAGAATTAGTCGGTCTTTTCCCGCTTCTGACTTCATTAAAATCTGTTGATACGATTCAGCTAAAAGGTTCAGACTATCAGCCAAACGGCGTCTATTACTTCCAATTGGATCAAAATCAACTAAACGAAGTAAAAACTGAATTGAAGAAGCAGCTTGAATTATCTTAA
- a CDS encoding Cof-type HAD-IIB family hydrolase — MKKMIAIDLDGTLLNTKSEISDQNRQALIRAKEAGYIVTICTGRATFDVKNLLGDLDIPIIAANGGTVHTEGYKLFSRITLDQEAGKRAAKALVERNIYFEVYTDDALLSPFDGKEKLKAEFDVIKSANPNEDVADLWEGAMTQFKQFGIKSVDDIRQIFESNEATYKLLCFSFDMNKLQEARDLLAEMPELSLTSSGKHIIEVLPKESGKGHALKKLAAHYGVDRSNIYAIGDSPNDLSMFEEAGHRIAMGNAVDIIKEKSTYVTKGNHEDGVAYFIDLLLQNQFQEKKTLV, encoded by the coding sequence ATGAAAAAAATGATTGCGATTGATTTAGACGGCACACTCTTGAATACAAAAAGTGAAATTTCCGATCAAAACCGGCAGGCATTGATTCGTGCGAAGGAAGCTGGCTATATTGTCACCATCTGCACAGGGCGGGCGACTTTTGATGTGAAGAACCTTCTTGGCGATTTGGACATTCCAATTATTGCGGCAAACGGCGGGACCGTCCATACCGAAGGATACAAGCTCTTCAGCCGAATCACACTTGATCAAGAAGCTGGGAAACGTGCGGCAAAGGCATTAGTGGAACGGAACATTTACTTCGAGGTATATACTGACGATGCCCTCCTCTCCCCATTTGATGGAAAAGAGAAGCTGAAAGCAGAATTTGATGTGATCAAAAGCGCAAATCCAAATGAGGATGTAGCTGATTTATGGGAAGGGGCAATGACCCAATTTAAACAATTTGGCATCAAATCAGTGGATGATATCCGCCAGATTTTTGAGTCGAATGAAGCGACCTATAAATTACTGTGCTTCTCATTTGATATGAACAAGCTTCAGGAAGCACGAGATCTTCTTGCCGAGATGCCTGAGCTCTCATTGACCTCGTCTGGAAAACATATCATTGAGGTGCTGCCAAAAGAGTCAGGGAAAGGACATGCCCTTAAAAAACTCGCAGCCCATTATGGCGTAGACCGCTCCAATATTTATGCGATCGGTGACAGCCCTAATGATCTATCCATGTTCGAGGAAGCAGGTCACCGGATTGCGATGGGGAATGCGGTGGACATCATTAAAGAAAAGAGCACATACGTCACAAAAGGCAACCATGAAGATGGCGTCGCCTATTTTATTGATCTGCTTTTACAGAATCAATTCCAAGAAAAAAAGACGCTTGTCTAA
- a CDS encoding C40 family peptidase translates to MKWKGMLIGGCALVGLMFMSQSEVSAQTKSPLEQAEKLIGTPYHKGGTDSKTGFDASGFIQYVYKTSGTFDLPRKVIDQYQIGEKVSWEKAKPGDLVYFRSPEETKKIPTHVALYAGNHQVIHITLSQGVVKTDVSQSKYWTDRFYAVKRLPVSQEISDDLVVKDAMKYLGVPYVFGAADPKVGFDCSGFLQYLFEKSLGIYLPRSAEQQWMVGEKVALDDIRPGDFVFFSNTYKPGISHVGMYIGGDRFIHASRSESVTISYLSESYWREKWTGAKRLTELKLVKEDPIVSKAATYIGEVPYVKGGTNPEKGFDTAGFTQYVYQKVLGIELPRYASGQVKAGTPVKRSELKPGDLVFFKGTSLMPAIYAGSNQVIHVTVSNGVVITNMKTSMYWKDKYETAVRIKK, encoded by the coding sequence ATGAAATGGAAAGGAATGTTGATTGGAGGCTGTGCGCTCGTAGGGCTGATGTTCATGTCCCAATCAGAGGTGTCTGCTCAAACAAAGTCTCCTTTGGAGCAAGCGGAAAAGCTGATTGGAACACCTTATCATAAAGGGGGAACCGATTCAAAAACGGGCTTTGATGCATCTGGGTTTATTCAATATGTATACAAGACATCAGGCACATTTGATTTGCCGCGGAAGGTCATCGATCAATATCAGATTGGAGAAAAGGTATCATGGGAAAAAGCCAAACCCGGAGACCTCGTGTATTTCCGTAGTCCTGAGGAAACAAAAAAGATCCCGACACATGTGGCTTTGTACGCTGGAAACCATCAAGTAATCCACATCACGCTTAGTCAAGGTGTGGTGAAAACAGATGTCAGCCAAAGCAAATATTGGACAGACCGATTTTATGCGGTCAAACGGCTGCCTGTTTCTCAAGAAATCTCTGATGATCTTGTTGTGAAAGATGCGATGAAATATTTAGGTGTCCCTTATGTGTTTGGTGCAGCAGATCCAAAGGTTGGCTTTGATTGTTCAGGTTTTTTACAATATTTATTTGAAAAATCACTTGGCATTTATTTGCCTAGAAGTGCTGAACAGCAATGGATGGTCGGAGAAAAAGTAGCACTAGACGATATTCGTCCTGGCGACTTTGTCTTTTTTAGCAACACATATAAACCCGGAATTTCTCATGTAGGGATGTACATTGGGGGCGATCGTTTTATTCATGCGAGCCGTTCTGAAAGTGTGACGATTTCTTATTTGTCCGAATCGTATTGGCGCGAGAAATGGACAGGTGCGAAACGATTAACTGAGCTGAAACTAGTGAAAGAAGACCCAATCGTATCAAAAGCTGCTACGTATATTGGGGAAGTCCCTTATGTCAAAGGCGGTACGAACCCAGAGAAAGGGTTTGATACAGCAGGATTCACACAGTATGTATATCAAAAAGTGCTTGGCATTGAGCTTCCGCGCTATGCGTCAGGACAAGTCAAGGCAGGCACGCCTGTAAAACGTTCGGAGCTTAAGCCAGGAGATCTTGTCTTCTTCAAAGGGACTTCATTGATGCCGGCCATTTATGCAGGATCAAATCAAGTCATTCATGTGACCGTCTCAAATGGTGTTGTCATTACCAATATGAAAACAAGTATGTACTGGAAGGATAAATATGAGACGGCTGTTAGAATTAAAAAATAA
- a CDS encoding CapA family protein, with the protein MNKKLSFQEKLLKITKNQKKKTNKHVLIALPIVIACTFLFTFIGKAQVPTVEKNPENILTASFVGDIMFGRNVEKVTDRYGKQHLFRYAKPYFDVSDYVTGNFEHPVASDQEQAAQKNIHLKTDEDSVQALKDLNFSVLNFANNHAADFGEKGLNNTINAFEKADMDYTGAGRNLQDAKQNISYKEVNGVKIATLGFTDVYGKNFKATNRKAGILPADPSIFIPMISQASEKADIVVVHAHWGQEYNNEVNDRQRELARAMSKAGADIIIGAHPHVLEPMEVYNGTAIFYSLGNFIFDQGWSRTRDSALVQYHLNEDGKATFEVVPMYIKEATPAPVKAGSLESKSIIRMLTNGTNADWKEKDGHIFFEVNHADKVQTLKENGGKDKK; encoded by the coding sequence ATGAATAAAAAATTGAGCTTTCAGGAAAAGCTGCTGAAAATCACAAAGAATCAAAAGAAAAAGACGAATAAACATGTACTGATTGCTTTACCGATCGTCATTGCTTGTACATTTCTATTTACATTTATCGGGAAAGCGCAAGTACCAACTGTAGAAAAGAATCCAGAAAACATCCTGACCGCTTCGTTTGTCGGTGACATTATGTTTGGAAGAAATGTAGAGAAAGTGACCGATCGCTACGGGAAACAGCATCTCTTTCGCTATGCCAAACCATATTTTGATGTGTCAGATTATGTAACAGGTAACTTTGAGCATCCAGTTGCATCAGATCAGGAACAGGCGGCGCAAAAGAATATTCATTTGAAAACGGATGAAGATTCTGTCCAAGCATTGAAGGATTTGAATTTCTCTGTATTAAACTTTGCAAATAACCATGCGGCAGATTTTGGTGAAAAAGGTCTGAACAACACGATCAATGCCTTTGAAAAAGCTGACATGGATTACACCGGAGCAGGTCGTAACCTCCAAGATGCGAAGCAGAACATCTCTTATAAAGAAGTGAACGGTGTCAAAATCGCTACACTCGGTTTTACAGATGTGTATGGGAAAAATTTTAAAGCAACGAATCGCAAAGCAGGTATTCTGCCAGCCGATCCATCTATTTTTATTCCGATGATTTCTCAGGCTTCTGAAAAGGCAGATATCGTCGTTGTTCATGCTCACTGGGGTCAGGAGTACAACAATGAAGTAAACGATAGACAAAGAGAATTAGCAAGAGCGATGTCGAAGGCTGGTGCTGATATCATCATCGGTGCACACCCGCACGTCCTTGAGCCAATGGAGGTCTACAATGGAACGGCGATCTTCTATAGCCTGGGGAACTTTATTTTTGACCAAGGCTGGTCTAGAACACGTGATTCTGCCCTTGTTCAATATCATCTGAATGAAGATGGAAAAGCGACATTTGAAGTTGTCCCAATGTATATCAAAGAAGCAACGCCTGCTCCAGTAAAGGCAGGATCTCTTGAGTCGAAATCCATTATTCGTATGCTGACCAATGGCACGAATGCGGATTGGAAAGAAAAAGACGGACACATTTTCTTTGAAGTCAATCATGCTGATAAAGTTCAAACATTAAAAGAAAACGGAGGAAAAGATAAGAAATGA
- the pgsC gene encoding poly-gamma-glutamate biosynthesis protein PgsC, protein MFGSDLYISLILGVLLSLIFAEKTGIVPAGLVVPGYLALVFNQPVFILVVLSVSLLTYVIVRFGLSKFMILYGRRKFAAMLITGIALKLVFDFFYPVVPFEIAEFRGIGIIVPGLIANTIQKQGLTITLGSTLLLSGATFAIMYVYYLF, encoded by the coding sequence ATGTTCGGATCAGATCTTTATATCTCGTTAATTTTAGGTGTTCTACTTAGTTTAATCTTTGCAGAAAAAACAGGAATTGTACCAGCTGGGCTAGTTGTTCCAGGTTATCTTGCGCTTGTATTTAACCAGCCAGTCTTCATTTTAGTCGTCTTATCTGTCAGCTTGCTTACGTATGTCATCGTTCGCTTTGGTCTATCAAAATTTATGATTTTATACGGACGCAGAAAGTTTGCTGCGATGCTGATTACAGGGATTGCCTTAAAGCTCGTATTTGATTTCTTCTATCCAGTGGTCCCATTTGAAATAGCAGAATTTCGCGGAATCGGGATCATCGTACCTGGCTTGATTGCAAATACGATTCAAAAGCAAGGTCTTACGATTACCCTTGGAAGCACGCTGCTTCTAAGTGGTGCAACATTTGCCATCATGTATGTTTACTATCTATTTTAA
- the pgsB gene encoding poly-gamma-glutamate synthase PgsB, producing MWLIVIACVIMLGIGFIEKKRHQKNIDALPVRVNINGIRGKSTVTRLTTGILMEAGYKTVGKTTGTDARMIYWDTPEEKPIKRKPQGPNIGEQKEVMRETVERGANAIVSECMAVNPDYQIIFQEELLQANIGVIVNVLEDHMDVMGPTLDEIAEAFTATIPYNGHLVITDSEYTDFFKEIAKKRNTEVIVADNSKITDEYLRKFEYMVFPDNASLALGVAQALGIDEDTAFRGMLNAPPDPGAMRILPLMDAKTPGHFVNGFAANDASSTLNIWKRVKEIGYPTDEPIIIMNCRADRVDRTIQFAEDVLPYIEASDLVLIGETTDPIVKAYEDGKIPADHLHNLEYQSTEEIMNMLEKKLHNRVVYGVGNIHGAAEPLIEKIQEYKIKQLVS from the coding sequence ATGTGGTTAATCGTTATAGCCTGCGTCATCATGTTAGGGATTGGCTTTATTGAAAAGAAGCGTCATCAGAAAAATATCGATGCCCTGCCGGTGCGTGTCAATATTAATGGTATTCGCGGAAAGTCCACCGTTACAAGATTGACAACCGGTATCTTAATGGAGGCAGGTTATAAAACTGTCGGCAAAACAACGGGAACGGATGCAAGAATGATTTATTGGGATACGCCAGAAGAGAAACCGATTAAAAGGAAACCGCAAGGACCGAATATCGGAGAGCAGAAGGAAGTTATGAGAGAAACAGTTGAAAGAGGAGCAAATGCCATCGTCAGTGAATGTATGGCGGTAAATCCAGATTACCAAATTATCTTTCAGGAAGAGCTGCTTCAAGCGAATATTGGCGTGATCGTAAACGTTCTTGAAGATCATATGGATGTAATGGGGCCAACTCTTGATGAAATAGCAGAAGCCTTTACAGCCACAATTCCTTACAATGGACACTTGGTTATTACGGATAGTGAATATACGGATTTCTTTAAAGAGATTGCGAAAAAACGCAACACGGAAGTCATTGTTGCAGATAATTCCAAGATTACCGATGAGTATTTACGGAAATTTGAGTACATGGTTTTCCCGGATAATGCTTCGCTGGCACTTGGTGTCGCTCAAGCATTAGGGATTGATGAAGATACGGCATTCAGAGGAATGTTAAATGCGCCGCCTGATCCAGGAGCGATGAGAATTCTTCCATTAATGGATGCAAAAACACCTGGACACTTTGTAAATGGATTTGCGGCAAATGACGCATCATCTACATTGAACATTTGGAAGCGTGTGAAAGAAATTGGATATCCAACAGATGAACCGATTATTATCATGAACTGCCGTGCGGATCGTGTAGATAGAACGATCCAGTTTGCGGAGGATGTACTTCCTTATATTGAAGCAAGTGATCTTGTTTTAATTGGTGAAACAACAGATCCAATCGTGAAGGCATATGAGGATGGAAAAATTCCGGCTGACCACTTACACAACCTTGAATATCAATCTACAGAAGAAATTATGAACATGCTTGAGAAGAAGCTTCATAATCGAGTGGTTTATGGAGTCGGTAATATTCATGGCGCCGCTGAACCGTTAATCGAAAAAATTCAAGAATACAAAATTAAGCAGCTTGTCAGCTAG